In a single window of the Zea mays cultivar B73 chromosome 5, Zm-B73-REFERENCE-NAM-5.0, whole genome shotgun sequence genome:
- the LOC103626183 gene encoding uncharacterized protein — MAAASLLGPYTGGSGLGGRLVHARSGGRRPAAAVKRLLSRLRRSWRRRAARPRRTAVRFGYDLHSYYQNFDDGTASCAHHRL, encoded by the coding sequence ATGGCGGCGGCGTCTCTGCTAGGCCCGTACACCGGGGGCAGCGGCTTGGGCGGGCGGCTCGTCCACGCCAGGAGCGGCGGCCGCCGGCCAGCTGCGGCGGTGAAGCGACTGCTGTCGAGGTTGAGGCGCTCTTGGAGAAGACGCGCGGCGCGGCCGAGGCGAACCGCGGTGAGGTTCGGGTATGACCTGCATAGCTACTACCAGAACTTCGACGACGGCACTGCCTCCTGCGCCCACCACCGCTTGTAG